The following proteins come from a genomic window of Thermoproteus sp.:
- a CDS encoding DEAD/DEAH box helicase — protein sequence MDILSLPIPGELREVLRRRGIEKLYPPQEAAVRAGVLDGANVLMTTATASGKTLLAEIAAVKTALEGRMAVFTVPLKALAYEKQLHFSYYEGLVDVAVSTGEYDSDDAWLHKYDVVVTTYEKLDSLLRHRPSWLNKVGLVVLDEIHYVGDPKRGPVLESIAAKMKYLGLKAQILALSATVGNPEVLARWLGAKLVKSDWRPVPLREGVYVEGRIKYVDGSVKSVKASRSAEPEVSLALDAIEGGGQALVFVNSRSATVATAKRIAEAIAASGEELIDPSEAAELARRVEEEAASKIIGRELAEVVSRGVAFHNAGLELELRRIVEEGFRRGAIKAVVSTTTLAAGVNLPARRVVITDVRRYDPLLGVEEIPVMEYRQMAGRAGRPGLDPYGEAVAVAHSEREAEYIMDRYIRGSTEPVRSQLFTDINLRSHLLGVVGSGYANTFDEILDYLSSTLAYAQLGPAAMSIARNKAERALDQLVAWGFLEKAGDAYYATPLGRLVSRLYVDPETAATYIDLLKAMRGDSPIVYIYIVAKSPEVPKIWRGRFDKKVAAEIMRAFPDLLLDEDNEEFRETVKTVQMLWEWANEAPEDKLYDKYGVGPGDVRVYADLFEWLGTAAAKLASAVGLPQRAEGVLKATYRVVYGVKEELLELVLNLRGVGRVRARTLYNAGYRTVADIAKARPSDIARLPGFGEKLAVSIVEQAKALLGLKPEGL from the coding sequence GTGGACATCTTGTCGTTACCCATACCTGGAGAGCTAAGGGAGGTGTTGAGGAGGAGGGGAATAGAGAAGTTGTACCCTCCGCAGGAGGCCGCCGTGAGGGCCGGCGTCCTCGACGGGGCGAATGTACTGATGACCACCGCCACGGCCTCCGGCAAGACTCTACTGGCCGAAATCGCCGCGGTCAAGACGGCACTGGAGGGGCGGATGGCCGTCTTCACGGTGCCCCTCAAGGCCCTCGCCTACGAGAAGCAACTCCACTTCTCCTACTACGAGGGGCTGGTCGACGTGGCGGTATCCACGGGGGAATACGACTCAGACGACGCTTGGCTACATAAATACGACGTAGTGGTGACCACCTACGAGAAGTTGGACAGCCTATTGAGGCATAGGCCCAGTTGGCTCAACAAGGTGGGGCTGGTGGTGCTCGACGAGATACACTACGTGGGTGACCCCAAGAGGGGGCCCGTCCTCGAGTCCATAGCGGCCAAGATGAAATACCTCGGCCTCAAGGCCCAGATATTGGCCCTCAGTGCCACTGTCGGAAACCCCGAAGTTCTGGCCAGATGGCTGGGGGCAAAGCTAGTGAAGTCTGACTGGAGGCCCGTCCCCCTGAGGGAGGGCGTATATGTTGAGGGCAGGATAAAATACGTAGACGGCTCCGTCAAGTCGGTCAAAGCCTCCAGGTCGGCCGAGCCTGAAGTCTCCTTGGCACTCGACGCAATTGAGGGCGGGGGACAGGCGTTGGTATTCGTCAACAGTAGGTCCGCTACTGTGGCTACAGCCAAGAGGATAGCCGAGGCCATAGCCGCCAGCGGGGAGGAGCTAATAGATCCATCCGAGGCGGCGGAGCTCGCCAGGCGCGTAGAGGAGGAGGCGGCCAGCAAGATAATCGGCCGGGAGCTCGCAGAAGTTGTGTCGAGGGGCGTCGCGTTCCACAACGCGGGACTCGAGTTGGAGCTCAGGAGGATAGTAGAGGAGGGCTTCAGGAGGGGCGCCATCAAGGCCGTTGTGTCGACCACGACGCTCGCGGCGGGCGTAAACCTGCCGGCGCGGAGGGTAGTCATAACGGACGTAAGGAGGTACGACCCCCTCCTGGGCGTGGAGGAGATCCCCGTCATGGAGTATAGACAGATGGCGGGGAGGGCCGGCAGGCCGGGGCTGGACCCATACGGCGAGGCCGTGGCCGTAGCCCACAGCGAGAGGGAGGCCGAATACATCATGGATAGATACATCAGAGGGTCGACAGAGCCCGTCCGCTCGCAACTCTTCACCGACATCAACTTGAGGTCCCACCTCCTCGGCGTCGTGGGGAGCGGATACGCCAATACCTTCGACGAGATTTTGGACTACCTCTCCTCCACCCTCGCCTACGCCCAATTGGGCCCAGCGGCTATGTCTATAGCCAGAAATAAGGCCGAACGCGCGTTGGACCAACTGGTGGCTTGGGGCTTTTTGGAGAAGGCGGGGGACGCCTACTACGCGACGCCGTTGGGGAGACTGGTGTCTAGGCTGTATGTGGACCCGGAGACCGCGGCGACATATATAGACTTGTTGAAGGCCATGAGGGGCGACTCGCCGATAGTATATATCTACATCGTGGCGAAGTCGCCTGAGGTCCCCAAGATCTGGCGCGGGCGTTTCGACAAGAAGGTGGCGGCGGAGATCATGAGGGCATTTCCCGACTTGCTCCTAGATGAAGACAACGAGGAGTTTAGAGAGACCGTGAAGACGGTCCAAATGTTGTGGGAGTGGGCCAACGAGGCGCCTGAGGACAAGCTGTACGACAAATACGGCGTGGGGCCCGGCGACGTTAGGGTCTACGCGGACCTCTTCGAGTGGCTCGGCACAGCCGCGGCTAAATTGGCCTCTGCGGTGGGCCTGCCCCAGAGGGCCGAGGGCGTCTTGAAGGCGACCTATAGGGTGGTATATGGGGTTAAGGAGGAGCTATTGGAGCTCGTATTGAACTTAAGGGGAGTCGGGAGGGTGAGGGCCAGGACTCTCTACAACGCCGGGTACAGGACCGTGGCGGATATAGCCAAGGCGAGGCCCTCCGATATAGCCCGCCTGCCGGGCTTCGGCGAGAAGCTGGCTGTAAGCATAGTGGAGCAGGCCAAGGCGCTCTTGGGCCTAAAGCCCGAAGGCCTCTAG
- a CDS encoding Nre family DNA repair protein, with the protein MKINPALCIRCRGAKMLCGLSYCPVMVKVKVKTYSDAVAGRTSISGSSPPSVFVGRFGWPKVRVYPSVPPIEGDTSRLEDPRAWLEMDLEEFLASRLILARGSFETDVDSAGRPRGLLEDVQIMALSPRPAEVELELKRPLRPEPVLDEHVPPFGPASPLRSLRLGSLPPPEKVVEKAYSDWDYPAGEALWDLYRSGIDVHRIARLLSVGTLGVRAKRRLVPTRWSITAVDKHVSDRLLEEVKRMPPVDRYLVYVRKVRGNTFVGLLAPRGFMYEWGEAWWPNTTWNLFGQRPEVEVDWEGPRGRSDYPSIGGCYYAARLAAAEALAAMRRQAAVVLWREIYPGFDLPVGVWFVRENVRALFRGRPEKFNELSEALAYMASHLKLPLDLWYSKSHVLKLLKSSL; encoded by the coding sequence GTGAAGATAAATCCGGCTTTGTGCATCCGCTGTAGGGGGGCCAAGATGCTCTGCGGCCTCTCCTACTGCCCCGTCATGGTGAAGGTTAAGGTCAAGACGTATTCGGACGCGGTGGCCGGGAGGACCTCTATTTCGGGCTCCTCCCCGCCTAGCGTCTTCGTGGGGCGTTTCGGCTGGCCTAAAGTGAGGGTCTACCCTTCAGTCCCGCCAATAGAGGGCGATACGTCTCGGCTGGAGGACCCCAGGGCCTGGCTCGAAATGGACCTTGAGGAGTTCCTCGCATCTAGGCTGATTCTCGCCAGGGGGTCCTTCGAGACCGATGTGGACTCGGCGGGGAGGCCGAGGGGGCTGTTGGAGGACGTACAGATCATGGCGTTATCGCCGAGGCCGGCTGAGGTCGAGCTGGAGCTCAAAAGGCCCTTGAGGCCCGAGCCCGTCCTGGACGAACATGTCCCTCCCTTCGGCCCTGCGTCGCCGCTACGCTCGTTGAGGCTCGGCTCTCTGCCTCCGCCCGAGAAGGTGGTGGAGAAGGCTTATTCGGACTGGGACTACCCGGCCGGCGAGGCCCTCTGGGACCTATATAGGTCCGGCATAGACGTACACAGAATCGCCAGGCTTCTAAGCGTGGGGACCTTGGGCGTCCGCGCTAAGAGGCGGCTGGTCCCCACCAGGTGGAGCATAACGGCCGTAGACAAACACGTATCGGACCGCCTGTTGGAGGAAGTGAAGCGCATGCCTCCCGTCGACCGCTATCTCGTCTACGTCAGGAAGGTGAGAGGTAACACCTTCGTGGGCCTTCTGGCGCCTAGAGGCTTTATGTACGAGTGGGGCGAGGCTTGGTGGCCCAACACCACTTGGAACCTCTTCGGCCAGAGGCCAGAGGTCGAGGTGGACTGGGAGGGCCCTCGGGGCAGGTCGGACTACCCGTCGATAGGCGGTTGTTATTACGCGGCGAGGCTAGCGGCCGCCGAGGCCCTAGCTGCCATGAGGAGACAGGCGGCAGTAGTCCTCTGGCGCGAGATATATCCCGGCTTCGACCTGCCCGTGGGGGTATGGTTCGTTAGGGAAAACGTGAGGGCCCTCTTCAGAGGTCGCCCCGAGAAGTTCAACGAGCTCTCAGAGGCTCTCGCCTATATGGCCAGCCACTTGAAGTTGCCGCTGGACCTTTGGTACTCCAAGTCCCATGTGTTGAAGCTACTTAAGTCCAGCCTCTAG
- a CDS encoding HAD family hydrolase, with amino-acid sequence MESVIKAALFDFDGTLVDDVEAKKRARFAVAKFLTERYGVRLHKAADLIAQIDEEFDVMHEYRRDARWRELFKRLGFIYDEEIGATLTDIYFSEYIAAARPYKDALVLLHFLRGRVRLGIITDTDGVPGLKRERLKRSGLPLELFDLVVVAGEDTGYTKPNAAPFSFALAKLGLGPWQAVYVGDKAHADVPGAKEAGMYTVIVARGRKVEFRTPEEKPDVVLGSLAQLQFAIRWPERRL; translated from the coding sequence ATGGAGTCCGTGATTAAAGCAGCCCTTTTCGACTTCGACGGCACATTGGTTGACGATGTGGAGGCTAAGAAGAGGGCTCGATTTGCCGTCGCTAAGTTCTTGACGGAGCGCTATGGGGTTAGGCTCCACAAGGCCGCCGACTTGATAGCCCAAATAGACGAGGAGTTCGACGTCATGCACGAATATAGGAGGGACGCCAGGTGGAGGGAGCTCTTCAAGAGGCTCGGCTTTATATACGACGAGGAGATAGGGGCCACTTTGACTGATATATACTTCTCTGAATATATAGCCGCCGCGAGGCCCTACAAGGACGCGTTGGTCCTCCTCCACTTCTTGAGGGGGAGGGTCAGGCTCGGCATAATAACTGACACCGACGGGGTGCCCGGCCTCAAGAGGGAACGGCTGAAGAGGAGCGGGCTGCCGTTGGAGCTGTTCGACCTGGTCGTAGTGGCCGGCGAGGATACAGGCTACACGAAGCCCAACGCGGCTCCCTTCAGCTTCGCCCTGGCGAAGTTGGGGCTGGGGCCGTGGCAGGCGGTCTACGTAGGCGATAAGGCCCATGCGGACGTGCCGGGGGCTAAGGAGGCCGGTATGTACACCGTAATTGTGGCTAGAGGCAGGAAGGTAGAGTTCAGGACGCCCGAGGAGAAGCCCGACGTGGTCTTGGGCTCTCTGGCCCAGCTCCAATTTGCGATCAGGTGGCCCGAGAGGAGGCTATAG
- a CDS encoding prephenate dehydratase domain-containing protein — MGPEKSFTWEAASTYMPDARLVAARTISEVFQLVEDGSADLGVVPFMNSLEGPVGETVDSLATRRAHIAAVLEMRIVLCFAKKGTPKVVYSHPHAIAQARRFVSSLGAQVVYTNSTAEAVRAFESCQDCGVLASPKALQGVEALCGVEDAESYTRFAVLTRSEPSRGRYAALIFAVPNVAGALYKALAPIAEAGVNMTLIYSRPTRLSPWDYFFLAELEVGDGLAQLIEALRPRTTLLKVVGRYDVVKI, encoded by the coding sequence CTGGGCCCCGAGAAGTCCTTCACTTGGGAGGCCGCGTCGACCTACATGCCCGACGCGAGGCTCGTCGCGGCGAGGACCATATCGGAGGTCTTCCAGCTAGTGGAAGACGGCTCGGCCGACCTGGGCGTAGTGCCCTTTATGAACTCCCTAGAGGGGCCCGTGGGCGAGACCGTGGACTCCCTCGCGACGCGCAGGGCCCATATAGCCGCCGTGTTGGAGATGAGGATAGTGCTCTGTTTCGCGAAGAAGGGGACCCCCAAGGTGGTCTACTCGCACCCGCACGCCATAGCGCAAGCGAGGCGCTTCGTGTCGTCTCTAGGCGCGCAGGTGGTCTACACCAACAGCACGGCGGAGGCCGTGAGGGCCTTCGAGTCCTGCCAAGACTGCGGCGTCTTGGCCTCGCCGAAGGCGCTTCAAGGCGTCGAGGCCCTATGCGGCGTCGAGGACGCAGAGAGCTACACCCGCTTTGCCGTATTGACCAGATCCGAGCCCTCTAGGGGGAGGTACGCCGCTTTGATATTCGCCGTGCCCAACGTGGCGGGCGCTTTGTACAAGGCGCTGGCGCCCATAGCTGAGGCTGGCGTCAATATGACCCTCATATATTCGCGCCCCACGAGGCTCTCGCCCTGGGACTATTTCTTCCTGGCCGAACTGGAGGTCGGCGACGGCTTAGCCCAACTGATAGAGGCCTTGAGGCCGAGGACGACGCTTCTGAAGGTGGTGGGGAGGTACGACGTCGTGAAGATCTAA
- a CDS encoding radical SAM protein — MKVIEIKTSRGLAKSGLPEYDYALNPYLGCQHACRYCYAKDFTRGEPGEHWGEVIYVKINLPEVLAREVRTYKPGVVGISTITDPYQPIEAKYRLTRRSLEVLLQAGFRASIQTKSTYVLKDMDLLFVYRDRVDVGITITTYREETARLLEPKAPPPRARAYALHMLSELGVKTWVFLGPLLQGVNDGEEDYAPILEVAKKTKSEVTIDRYRPRPGADSMLSALGLKPRVDRSWWAEKAREIKARCVELGVVCRTADEEWSAARRRADDLRRYL; from the coding sequence GTGAAGGTCATCGAGATAAAGACCAGCAGGGGGCTCGCCAAGTCGGGCCTGCCCGAATACGACTACGCGTTGAATCCATATCTCGGTTGCCAACACGCCTGTCGTTACTGCTACGCGAAGGACTTCACTAGAGGTGAGCCCGGCGAACATTGGGGCGAGGTGATTTACGTCAAGATAAACCTCCCCGAGGTCTTGGCGAGAGAGGTGAGGACCTACAAGCCGGGCGTAGTGGGGATCTCGACTATAACAGATCCGTACCAGCCGATCGAGGCTAAATACAGACTGACTAGGAGGTCACTGGAGGTGTTGCTACAGGCAGGCTTTAGGGCCTCAATACAGACCAAATCGACCTACGTGCTGAAGGACATGGACCTCCTTTTCGTATATAGGGACAGGGTGGACGTGGGGATTACCATAACTACATATAGGGAGGAGACTGCCCGCCTTCTAGAGCCAAAGGCCCCTCCTCCTAGGGCTAGGGCATATGCCCTACATATGCTGTCGGAGCTCGGCGTCAAGACTTGGGTCTTTCTAGGCCCGTTGCTCCAAGGCGTCAACGACGGCGAGGAGGACTACGCGCCCATATTGGAGGTAGCCAAGAAGACGAAAAGCGAGGTGACTATCGATAGATATCGGCCGAGGCCGGGGGCGGACTCCATGTTGTCGGCCCTAGGGCTCAAGCCGCGCGTCGATAGGAGCTGGTGGGCCGAGAAGGCGAGGGAGATAAAGGCGAGGTGCGTCGAGCTTGGCGTCGTCTGTAGGACCGCCGACGAGGAGTGGAGCGCGGCCAGGAGGAGGGCCGACGACTTGAGGAGATACCTATAG
- a CDS encoding winged helix-turn-helix domain-containing protein, with protein sequence MPKRKRSKIEIIADVLAALETKCSNPTRLAAEANLAYDRLARLLDELEARRLVRRDVGEVCITKEGVRFLEEYRRWRGFLEAFGL encoded by the coding sequence ATGCCGAAGCGGAAAAGAAGTAAGATCGAAATAATTGCGGACGTGCTGGCGGCGTTGGAGACCAAATGTTCAAACCCCACCAGGCTGGCCGCAGAGGCCAATTTGGCCTACGACAGGCTGGCCAGACTCCTCGACGAGCTGGAGGCCAGGAGGCTAGTCAGAAGGGACGTAGGCGAGGTCTGTATCACCAAGGAGGGAGTTAGGTTTCTAGAGGAGTATAGGAGGTGGAGGGGATTTCTAGAGGCCTTCGGGCTTTAG
- a CDS encoding NAD(P)-dependent oxidoreductase encodes MRVGLIGLGVMGWRIAANLKADGLLSAVYNRTREKALEFSRKYGVEVASTPAELARKVDMIITVLSDDDAVAQTVSSLLPDISGRMLVDMSTISPTTSQELAARVAQHGGVMFDAPIIGTSVAVERRQIVVLVGGPKEKYGAVEEVLRHTASAVVYVGPNGYGLYAKLVNNLLIGAYVAAMAEAFNFGLKAGLSPQFLTELLTKYSSARSPTSELKAPKMASGDYSVQFAMKHMRKDLELVQQEARKLKAAVPLSAISLQLYRLAESLGLSEQDFAAVLELFKR; translated from the coding sequence ATGCGCGTGGGCCTTATAGGGCTCGGCGTGATGGGCTGGCGTATAGCCGCTAACCTCAAGGCCGACGGGCTGTTGTCGGCCGTATATAACAGGACTAGGGAGAAGGCCCTGGAGTTCTCTAGGAAATACGGCGTGGAGGTCGCCTCTACGCCGGCTGAACTAGCCAGGAAAGTCGATATGATCATAACTGTGCTCTCCGACGACGATGCCGTGGCGCAGACCGTGTCGTCTCTACTGCCTGACATCTCGGGCAGGATGCTAGTGGACATGTCCACCATATCGCCGACGACTTCGCAGGAGCTCGCGGCGCGCGTTGCACAACATGGAGGCGTCATGTTCGACGCGCCCATTATAGGCACGTCGGTGGCCGTCGAGAGGAGGCAAATAGTGGTGTTAGTGGGAGGGCCTAAGGAGAAGTACGGAGCGGTCGAGGAGGTGTTAAGACATACCGCCAGCGCCGTGGTCTACGTGGGGCCTAACGGATACGGCCTATACGCCAAGCTCGTCAACAATCTGCTCATAGGGGCCTACGTTGCGGCTATGGCCGAGGCCTTCAATTTCGGCTTGAAGGCGGGGTTGAGCCCCCAGTTCCTCACGGAGCTCCTGACTAAATATAGCTCCGCCCGTTCGCCCACGAGCGAATTGAAAGCGCCAAAAATGGCCTCAGGTGACTATTCGGTCCAGTTCGCCATGAAACACATGAGGAAGGACTTGGAGCTGGTACAGCAGGAGGCGAGGAAGCTGAAGGCCGCGGTTCCGCTTTCCGCCATATCGCTACAGCTCTACAGGCTGGCTGAGAGCCTCGGCCTTTCGGAACAAGACTTTGCGGCCGTCTTGGAGCTATTCAAAAGATGA
- a CDS encoding glycoside hydrolase family 38 C-terminal domain-containing protein — protein sequence MSWEARLEPLRRRVFFVLASSFRNIKRLEWRDGGLDVEAGEGACLFFKDRRGSALVLLDGRPYFELDSAHIYVPLPPGKHRVELRLSPHADFGQRVAVSPGVPIYAERDEAGFRLWAYATTALELAEALGPGHPAAEDLLALLDSALRGLFLGVSIGQIELAVMFDRRYSQYLEYMPQGVGEEAGYREARPDFEVALAKLRDGLAELRRRYGKMGVLAAFGHAHIDAAWLWNFDETKRKVERTFSTVLTLMSRRKFRYIQSSSLYYEWAEEAGLMDAIKRAVEEGLWVLAGGYVEPDTNLVSGESLARQMLYSQRYFLERFGRTAEVLWLPDSFGFSAQLPQIARLAGFRWFATHKTAWNDTNRFPHNEFLWVALDGTAIPAVAFGFGKGGYNGDFTARSVLEQSRSWSGEGPVLYSFGWGDGGGGPTEEMLYRAEAVDEMPILPSVSLAGPYEPKPKAVWRGELYLEAHRGVYTSHSKMKRLHAEAERWLKEAELWSALAGIDFDSKPLWKVLLKDEFHDVLPGSAIYDVYRTVYAELEETINKARAQAERAAAALAGPGDSPLAFNSLPWRRLEYVPADVEGCQKVEGGCIVPAELPPLGYVEVKPARIEDRAYAYALGPDYMLENASLRVVVDGRTGALKSIYDKEARREVLRGEGNVFVAHENIGVWDAWDVEPGFEKWGLRASLQRAELVESGPYRASARLHFKFLNSTVVEEVRLYAGSRRVELTVRTSLRDREKLLKLWFDLDLNVDKATFEVPFGNVERPTTANTSWEEAKFEVPFLHWFDLSEADYGVAFFSDSKHGVTVRGSKVGISIAATPIFPDPLADVEEDEALIVIYPHIGDWRDASVPREAYSAIYKPMVIRGRTGAKSFGELHGDNLLLEAVKRAEDGGGLVFRVYEAYNKRGRGALKLWRRPSGAVSTDLLELGRVERDVEIREDGVQFSYRNYEIITMKILL from the coding sequence ATGAGCTGGGAGGCGCGGCTGGAGCCGCTCAGAAGACGCGTCTTTTTCGTCTTGGCCTCCTCCTTTAGGAACATAAAAAGGCTTGAGTGGAGAGACGGCGGCCTCGACGTGGAGGCCGGCGAGGGCGCTTGCCTCTTTTTCAAGGACAGGAGGGGCTCCGCCCTGGTGCTCCTCGACGGGAGGCCCTACTTCGAGCTCGACTCAGCCCACATCTACGTGCCTCTGCCTCCCGGGAAACATAGAGTGGAACTCCGCTTGAGCCCCCACGCCGATTTTGGCCAGAGGGTCGCCGTCAGTCCCGGCGTCCCCATATACGCCGAGAGGGACGAAGCGGGGTTCAGGCTGTGGGCTTATGCGACTACGGCTCTAGAGCTGGCCGAGGCGCTGGGGCCTGGACACCCCGCGGCGGAGGACCTGCTGGCTCTCCTCGACTCGGCCCTCAGGGGTTTGTTCCTAGGCGTATCCATAGGCCAGATTGAGCTGGCCGTCATGTTCGATAGGCGCTACTCCCAGTACCTCGAATATATGCCCCAGGGGGTCGGCGAGGAGGCGGGGTACAGGGAGGCCAGGCCCGACTTCGAGGTGGCCCTCGCCAAGTTGCGGGATGGGCTCGCGGAGTTGAGAAGGCGCTACGGCAAGATGGGCGTCCTGGCGGCGTTCGGCCACGCCCATATAGACGCGGCTTGGCTGTGGAATTTCGACGAGACTAAAAGGAAGGTAGAGAGGACTTTCTCAACGGTCTTGACCCTTATGTCCCGCAGGAAGTTTAGGTACATACAGAGCAGTTCGCTCTATTACGAATGGGCCGAGGAGGCGGGGCTCATGGACGCAATAAAGAGGGCCGTGGAGGAGGGCCTTTGGGTGCTGGCTGGGGGATATGTGGAGCCCGACACCAATTTGGTCTCTGGGGAGTCCCTCGCGAGGCAGATGTTGTACTCGCAGAGGTACTTCCTCGAGAGGTTCGGAAGGACCGCTGAGGTGCTCTGGTTGCCCGACAGCTTCGGCTTTTCGGCCCAGCTACCCCAGATAGCGAGGCTTGCGGGGTTTAGGTGGTTCGCGACCCACAAGACCGCTTGGAACGACACCAACAGGTTCCCCCACAACGAGTTCCTCTGGGTCGCCCTAGACGGGACGGCGATCCCCGCCGTCGCCTTCGGCTTTGGCAAGGGGGGCTACAACGGCGACTTCACGGCGCGATCCGTATTGGAGCAGTCGCGTTCGTGGAGCGGCGAGGGGCCGGTGCTCTACTCCTTCGGCTGGGGCGATGGAGGAGGCGGCCCCACCGAGGAGATGTTATATAGGGCCGAGGCCGTCGACGAGATGCCGATACTCCCCTCGGTGTCGCTGGCCGGCCCCTACGAGCCCAAGCCCAAGGCGGTATGGAGGGGCGAGCTGTACTTAGAGGCCCACAGGGGCGTCTACACGTCGCACAGCAAGATGAAACGGCTACACGCAGAGGCCGAGAGGTGGCTCAAAGAGGCAGAGCTCTGGAGCGCCCTGGCGGGCATCGACTTCGACTCCAAGCCGTTGTGGAAAGTCCTCCTGAAGGACGAATTCCACGACGTACTGCCCGGAAGCGCCATATACGACGTATATAGGACCGTTTACGCCGAGCTCGAAGAGACGATCAATAAGGCAAGGGCCCAGGCAGAGAGGGCCGCGGCGGCTCTGGCGGGTCCCGGCGACTCGCCCCTCGCATTTAACTCCCTGCCCTGGAGGCGGCTGGAGTACGTGCCGGCCGACGTGGAGGGATGCCAAAAGGTGGAGGGGGGATGTATAGTTCCGGCGGAGCTCCCCCCGCTTGGCTACGTTGAGGTGAAGCCCGCGCGGATTGAAGACAGGGCTTATGCGTACGCGTTAGGTCCCGACTACATGTTGGAAAACGCGTCGTTGAGGGTTGTCGTCGACGGAAGGACGGGCGCCTTGAAGTCCATATACGACAAGGAGGCGAGGCGCGAGGTCTTGAGGGGCGAGGGCAATGTCTTCGTGGCCCACGAGAATATAGGGGTGTGGGACGCTTGGGACGTAGAGCCCGGCTTCGAGAAGTGGGGGCTTAGGGCCTCCCTCCAACGGGCCGAGTTGGTTGAGTCCGGGCCCTATAGGGCCTCGGCGAGACTCCATTTCAAGTTCTTGAACTCGACTGTGGTGGAGGAGGTGAGGCTCTACGCGGGCAGTAGGCGGGTCGAACTGACCGTGAGGACCTCCCTGCGGGATCGAGAGAAGCTCTTGAAGCTCTGGTTCGACCTAGACCTCAACGTCGATAAGGCTACCTTCGAGGTGCCTTTCGGCAATGTGGAGAGACCCACCACCGCCAACACCAGTTGGGAGGAGGCGAAGTTCGAAGTGCCGTTCCTCCATTGGTTCGACCTCTCGGAGGCGGACTACGGCGTCGCCTTCTTCTCCGACTCGAAACACGGCGTGACCGTCAGAGGGTCCAAGGTGGGCATATCCATAGCCGCCACTCCCATCTTCCCCGACCCGCTGGCCGACGTGGAGGAGGACGAGGCGCTCATCGTCATCTATCCTCATATAGGCGACTGGAGGGACGCCTCGGTGCCGAGAGAGGCCTATTCGGCCATATATAAGCCCATGGTGATACGGGGGAGGACCGGCGCCAAGTCCTTCGGCGAGCTACATGGCGACAACTTGCTCCTAGAGGCCGTCAAGAGGGCTGAGGACGGCGGCGGGCTGGTCTTTAGGGTCTATGAGGCCTACAACAAGAGGGGCCGCGGCGCCTTGAAGCTATGGAGGAGGCCTTCGGGGGCCGTCTCGACCGACCTATTGGAGTTGGGCCGCGTCGAGAGGGACGTAGAGATTAGGGAGGATGGGGTGCAGTTCTCCTATAGGAACTACGAGATAATCACGATGAAAATTTTATTATAG
- a CDS encoding RAD55 family ATPase, translated as MELKGVTLIYGKPGTGKTTLAMSLASERLKRGEKVFWVSFYEDKETLLKNAAALGYNLSGVNVWDAVLADSESVFNYIVAMTTEEAPSMLVIDSITQLQGLDVRSHLTNVVYRALRPTGVDIVLVAEEEGVAPLNYIADNIIHLVRKVSERGVAVRYMDFEKQRGRPAGFVKAFEIIEGVGIVLLDEIRPSKTRSPKTIRTGTCIDKLIGGLDAGSANLFIAPSTNLYLKFLAKTAADMSSQGLKVLFAARSVDPIKFQAYVEKFGGKVVARRVEVRPERYWWLTYGLYKALEEVGPDVLMTDWLDIEFALLGRDIALEIYYRNTKMLREAGIPLIASAIEERGLLAFSDNAVMITEEGGSLYASALKTSGFEGTLNRCKIEM; from the coding sequence GTGGAGTTGAAGGGCGTCACTCTTATTTACGGCAAGCCTGGCACCGGCAAAACGACGCTCGCCATGTCTCTAGCCTCCGAGAGGCTGAAAAGGGGCGAGAAAGTGTTTTGGGTCTCTTTCTACGAGGACAAGGAGACGTTGTTGAAGAACGCCGCGGCTTTGGGGTATAATCTAAGCGGCGTCAACGTATGGGACGCCGTTCTGGCAGACTCCGAGAGTGTATTTAACTACATAGTGGCCATGACGACGGAGGAGGCGCCGTCCATGCTGGTGATAGACTCCATAACCCAACTACAGGGGCTCGACGTGAGGAGCCATTTGACCAACGTGGTATATAGGGCGCTCAGGCCCACAGGGGTCGACATAGTCCTAGTGGCCGAGGAGGAGGGAGTTGCCCCTCTGAACTATATAGCCGACAATATAATCCATCTAGTCCGGAAGGTGTCCGAGAGGGGCGTCGCTGTGAGGTATATGGACTTCGAGAAACAGAGAGGCAGACCCGCCGGCTTCGTCAAGGCCTTCGAGATAATTGAGGGCGTCGGCATAGTGTTGTTGGACGAAATAAGGCCCTCTAAAACCCGTAGCCCCAAGACTATACGCACCGGCACTTGTATCGACAAGCTCATAGGGGGCCTTGACGCCGGGTCGGCCAACCTCTTCATAGCGCCCTCCACAAACCTCTATCTGAAATTCCTAGCCAAGACAGCCGCCGACATGTCGAGCCAAGGCCTCAAGGTACTCTTCGCCGCGAGGAGCGTAGACCCCATTAAGTTCCAGGCCTATGTGGAAAAGTTCGGCGGCAAGGTGGTGGCCAGGAGGGTCGAGGTCAGGCCGGAGCGGTACTGGTGGCTGACCTACGGCCTGTATAAAGCCCTAGAGGAGGTGGGGCCGGACGTTCTGATGACAGACTGGCTCGACATAGAGTTCGCCCTGTTGGGCCGCGACATAGCGTTGGAGATATACTATAGGAACACCAAGATGTTGAGGGAGGCCGGGATCCCCCTAATCGCTTCGGCCATCGAAGAACGGGGACTCCTTGCCTTTTCCGACAACGCCGTTATGATCACAGAGGAGGGCGGCTCCCTCTACGCCAGCGCCCTCAAGACCAGCGGATTCGAGGGAACTTTGAACAGATGTAAAATAGAGATGTGA